A single region of the Stegostoma tigrinum isolate sSteTig4 chromosome 8, sSteTig4.hap1, whole genome shotgun sequence genome encodes:
- the LOC125456054 gene encoding dynein light chain Tctex-type 5 — MTAQYTVDMTAKQMPLSQEALAQFNQALSEHNLGQCPHTSSISTHRSTQSVTVHASKHHLQLKNIDGRSHVPSRRSSIISNVNASFSRKGSMMQGKRHSLSWMTSGQVSFSGLPLYQPIREVKCENTYKSQPDEGCKFNSYKVQKVLEGTLSNYLGNNKYNPVTCVQLVQSLTDHIRLKMKDINVPRYKLVCNVVLGQLNDQGILIVSRCLWDTLTDNYATATFKNTSLFAVATVYGIYFE; from the exons ATG ACAGCTCAATATACAGTTGATATGACCGCCAAGCAGATGCCTTTATCACAAGAAGCTCTAGCTCAGTTCAATCAGGCTTTATCTGAGCACAATTTGGGACAATGCCCTCATACAAGTTCCATTTCCACTCACAGAAGTACCCAGTCCGTGACTGTGCATGCCAGCAAACATCATCTGCAGCTGAAGAACATAGATGGAAGATCTCATGTTCCTTCCAGAAGGAGCTCTATTATAAGTAATGTCAATGCATCTTTTTCTCGCAAAGGCTCAATGATGCAAGGCAAAAGACATTCCCTGAGCTGGATGACCTCTGGTCAAGTCAGTTTCTCTGGGTTGCCTCTGTATCAACCTATCAGGGAAGTGAAATGTGAAAATACATACAAATCCCAGCCAGATGAAGGCTGCAAGTTTAATTCCTACAAGGTCCAGAAGGTCTTGGAGGGAACTCTGTCAAACTACTTGGGCAACAACAAATATAACCCTGTAACATGTGTACAGCTAGTGCAGAGTTTGACAGACCATATCAGGTTGAAAATGAAGGATATCAATGTCCCTAGATACAAGCTGGTGTGTAATGTCGTGCTGGGCCAGCTCAATGATCAGGGAATATTAATCGTGAGCCGCTGTCTGTGGGATACATTGACAGATAATTATGCAACAGCTACTTTTAAAAACACTTCACTTTTTGCTGTTGCAACTGTGTATGGGATATATTTTGAATAA